A stretch of the Serratia marcescens genome encodes the following:
- the nqrM gene encoding (Na+)-NQR maturation NqrM, with the protein MLTVFAATFVLFLLIVGGMSLGYVFKRKSLQGSCGGITALGMEKVCDCPEPCDARKKREAKAAQRREQLDKHRIL; encoded by the coding sequence ATGCTGACGGTATTCGCCGCCACCTTCGTGTTGTTCCTGCTGATCGTCGGCGGGATGTCGCTGGGTTACGTGTTCAAACGCAAAAGCCTGCAGGGCAGCTGCGGCGGCATCACCGCATTGGGGATGGAGAAAGTCTGCGACTGCCCAGAGCCGTGCGATGCGCGCAAAAAGCGCGAAGCCAAAGCGGCACAGCGGCGCGAGCAGTTGGACAAACACCGCATTCTGTAG
- the nqrF gene encoding NADH:ubiquinone reductase (Na(+)-transporting) subunit F yields the protein MEIILGVAMFTTIVMVLVLLILFAKSKLVNTGDIAVEINGDLDKSFHAPAGDKLLNVLSSQGIFVSSACGGGGSCGQCRVVIKEGGGDILPTELSHINKREAKEGCRLACQVNVKQNLKIELPEEIFGVKKWECEVISNDNKATFIKELKLKIPDGEDVPFRAGGFIQIEAPAHDISYADFDVPQEYRGDWDKFNLFRYRSTVNDTTVRAYSMANYPEEKGIIMLNVRIATPPPNNPDVPPGIMSSYIWSLKAGDKVTISGPFGEFFAKETDAEMIFIGGGAGMAPMRSHIFDQLKRLNSKRKITFWYGARSLREMFYEDDFNQLQAENDNFTWHVALSDPQPEDNWTGYTGFIHNVLLENYLRNHPAPEDCEFYMCGPPMMNAAVIKMLKDLGVEDENIMLDDFGG from the coding sequence ATGGAAATTATTTTAGGCGTAGCAATGTTCACCACCATCGTGATGGTGTTGGTATTGCTGATCCTGTTCGCCAAATCGAAGCTGGTGAACACCGGCGACATCGCGGTGGAGATCAACGGCGATCTGGATAAGAGCTTCCATGCGCCGGCGGGCGACAAGCTGCTTAACGTGCTCTCCAGCCAGGGGATTTTCGTCTCCTCGGCCTGCGGCGGCGGCGGTTCCTGCGGCCAGTGCCGGGTGGTGATCAAAGAGGGCGGCGGCGATATCCTGCCGACCGAGCTCTCGCACATCAACAAGCGCGAAGCGAAAGAGGGTTGCCGCCTGGCGTGCCAGGTGAACGTGAAGCAGAACCTGAAGATCGAGCTGCCGGAAGAGATCTTCGGCGTGAAGAAATGGGAGTGCGAGGTTATCTCCAACGATAACAAAGCCACCTTTATCAAAGAGCTGAAGCTGAAGATCCCCGATGGCGAAGACGTGCCGTTCCGCGCGGGCGGCTTCATCCAGATCGAAGCCCCGGCGCACGACATCAGCTACGCCGACTTCGACGTGCCGCAGGAGTATCGCGGCGACTGGGACAAGTTCAACCTGTTCCGCTACCGCTCGACGGTGAACGACACCACGGTGCGCGCCTACTCGATGGCCAACTACCCGGAAGAGAAGGGCATCATCATGCTCAACGTGCGTATCGCCACGCCGCCGCCGAACAACCCGGACGTGCCGCCGGGCATCATGTCTTCCTATATCTGGTCGCTGAAGGCGGGTGACAAGGTGACGATCTCCGGGCCGTTCGGCGAGTTCTTCGCCAAGGAGACCGACGCCGAAATGATCTTCATCGGCGGCGGCGCGGGCATGGCGCCGATGCGTTCGCACATCTTCGATCAGCTCAAGCGCCTGAACTCGAAGCGCAAGATCACCTTCTGGTACGGCGCGCGTTCGCTGCGCGAGATGTTCTATGAAGACGACTTCAACCAGCTGCAGGCGGAGAACGACAACTTCACCTGGCACGTGGCGCTGTCGGATCCGCAGCCGGAAGATAACTGGACCGGCTACACCGGCTTTATCCATAATGTTCTGCTGGAGAACTACCTGAGGAATCACCCGGCGCCGGAGGACTGCGAGTTTTACATGTGCGGGCCGCCGATGATGAACGCTGCGGTGATCAAGATGCTGAAAGATCTGGGCGTCGAAGACGAAAACATCATGCTGGATGACTTTGGTGGCTAA
- a CDS encoding glycerophosphodiester phosphodiesterase family protein — protein sequence MIRFSHWLLASALSLSALAASAATGHAPAIVAHRGGTADAPENTRIAIETALKNGADAIWITLQASKDGVIVLYRPSDLKTLTNRQGPVSAYTAAQLAETDAGWAFARGDAHPFRGQGIGIPRLDDVLKAFPHVTFYLDIKSPDADPAQFGQALLATLESTDSLNRTRVYSTDAKYLQALPPAIPRFESRDETRTLLANVTMAHQCDVKPDNRQPRWYGLELKREVEVVEKYTLGEGRSKAFLTWDKESMDCFRSQGPAHIILFGVNSPQEYQQALALGADGVMVNSPAEAKSFRKAK from the coding sequence ATGATCAGATTTTCTCATTGGCTGCTGGCTTCCGCGCTATCCCTTAGCGCACTGGCGGCCAGCGCCGCCACCGGTCACGCGCCGGCGATCGTCGCCCACCGCGGCGGCACCGCCGATGCGCCGGAGAACACCCGCATCGCCATCGAAACCGCGCTGAAAAACGGCGCCGACGCCATCTGGATCACCCTGCAAGCATCCAAAGACGGCGTCATCGTGCTGTATCGCCCTTCGGATCTGAAAACATTGACCAACCGGCAGGGCCCGGTTTCTGCCTATACCGCCGCGCAGCTGGCCGAGACCGACGCCGGCTGGGCCTTCGCCAGGGGGGATGCGCATCCGTTCCGCGGCCAGGGTATCGGCATTCCCCGGCTCGACGACGTGCTTAAAGCTTTTCCTCACGTCACCTTTTATCTGGACATCAAATCCCCGGACGCCGATCCGGCGCAGTTTGGCCAGGCGCTGCTGGCGACGCTGGAAAGCACCGACAGCCTGAACCGCACCCGCGTCTACTCCACCGACGCCAAATACCTGCAGGCGCTGCCGCCGGCTATCCCACGCTTCGAAAGCCGCGACGAGACCCGCACGCTGCTGGCTAACGTCACCATGGCGCACCAGTGCGACGTCAAACCGGACAACCGGCAGCCGCGCTGGTACGGGCTGGAGTTGAAGCGCGAGGTGGAAGTGGTGGAGAAATATACCCTCGGCGAAGGGCGTTCGAAGGCATTTCTCACCTGGGATAAAGAGTCGATGGACTGCTTCCGCTCGCAGGGCCCGGCGCACATCATCCTGTTCGGCGTCAACTCGCCGCAAGAGTACCAGCAGGCGCTGGCGCTGGGCGCCGACGGCGTGATGGTCAACTCACCGGCCGAGGCGAAAAGCTTCCGCAAGGCGAAATAA
- the nqrE gene encoding NADH:ubiquinone reductase (Na(+)-transporting) subunit E yields the protein MEHYISLFVRAVFVENMALAFFLGMCTFLAVSKKVSTAFGLGIAVTIVLGISVPVNNLVYNLILRDGALVEGVDLSFLNFITFIGVIAALVQILEMILDRFFPSLYNALGIFLPLITVNCAIFGGVSFMVQRDYNFAESVVYGFGSGTGWMLAIVAMAGIREKLKYANVPAGLRGLGITFITTGLMALGFMSFSGVQL from the coding sequence ATGGAACACTATATCAGCCTGTTTGTGCGCGCGGTGTTCGTCGAGAACATGGCGCTGGCGTTCTTCCTCGGGATGTGTACCTTCCTGGCGGTCTCGAAGAAGGTCTCGACCGCCTTTGGCCTGGGCATTGCGGTGACCATCGTGCTCGGCATTTCGGTGCCGGTGAACAACCTGGTCTACAACCTGATCCTGCGTGACGGTGCGCTGGTGGAAGGCGTCGATCTGAGCTTCCTCAACTTCATCACCTTCATCGGCGTGATCGCGGCGCTGGTGCAGATTTTGGAGATGATCCTCGATCGCTTCTTCCCGTCGCTGTATAACGCGCTCGGCATCTTCCTGCCGCTCATCACCGTGAACTGCGCCATCTTCGGCGGCGTGTCCTTCATGGTGCAGCGCGACTACAACTTTGCTGAATCGGTGGTGTACGGCTTTGGTTCCGGCACCGGCTGGATGCTGGCGATCGTCGCCATGGCGGGGATCCGCGAAAAACTCAAGTATGCCAACGTGCCGGCGGGACTGCGCGGCCTGGGCATTACCTTTATCACCACCGGACTGATGGCGCTGGGCTTCATGTCCTTCTCCGGTGTTCAGTTGTAA
- a CDS encoding NADH:ubiquinone reductase (Na(+)-transporting) subunit D yields MADSKEIKRVLLGPLFDNNPIALQVLGVCSALAVTTKLETAVVMTIAVTLVTAFSSFFISLIRHHIPNSVRIIVQMAIIASLVIVVDQLLRAYAFEISKQLSVFVGLIITNCIVMGRAEAYAMKSPPIESFMDGIGNGLGYGVILVLVGFLRELIGSGKLFGVPVLETVQNGGWYQPNGLFLLAPSAFFIIGLLIWVLRTLKPAQIEKE; encoded by the coding sequence ATGGCTGATTCCAAAGAGATAAAGCGGGTCCTACTGGGGCCGCTGTTCGACAATAACCCGATCGCCCTGCAGGTGTTGGGCGTCTGTTCTGCGTTGGCGGTGACCACCAAGCTGGAGACGGCGGTGGTGATGACCATTGCGGTGACGCTGGTCACGGCGTTCTCCAGCTTCTTCATCTCGCTGATCCGTCACCATATTCCCAACAGCGTGCGCATCATCGTGCAGATGGCGATCATCGCCTCGCTGGTGATCGTGGTCGATCAGCTGTTGCGCGCCTATGCGTTCGAGATCTCCAAGCAGCTGTCGGTGTTCGTCGGCCTTATCATCACCAACTGTATCGTGATGGGGCGCGCCGAGGCTTACGCCATGAAGTCGCCGCCGATCGAGAGCTTTATGGACGGCATCGGCAACGGGCTGGGCTACGGGGTGATCCTGGTGCTGGTCGGTTTCCTGCGCGAGCTGATTGGCTCCGGCAAGCTGTTCGGCGTCCCGGTGCTGGAAACGGTGCAGAACGGCGGCTGGTATCAGCCGAACGGCCTGTTCCTGCTGGCGCCGAGCGCGTTCTTCATCATCGGCCTGCTGATCTGGGTGCTGCGCACCTTGAAGCCGGCGCAGATCGAAAAGGAGTAA
- a CDS encoding putative T6SS immunity periplasmic lipoprotein: protein MNRIFLAGTLTLLLAGCMHMNDPRPKNYAANVTVVENHVCVRVQPEGDERLAGVIIEEIGNANAIFGKNFADNEMPVVTAATCIPDDNYKFEDGKSYGVSVTLLSRDKRSKGLEPAARLFGAGFSVRNENGTIQVVPVH, encoded by the coding sequence ATGAACCGCATTTTTTTGGCTGGAACGCTGACTTTGCTGCTTGCCGGCTGCATGCACATGAACGATCCGAGGCCAAAGAACTACGCGGCCAACGTCACTGTGGTTGAGAACCACGTTTGCGTGCGGGTTCAACCGGAAGGGGACGAGCGGTTGGCCGGTGTCATTATCGAAGAAATCGGCAACGCCAACGCTATCTTCGGCAAGAACTTCGCGGATAACGAGATGCCTGTGGTCACTGCGGCTACGTGTATTCCCGACGATAACTATAAATTCGAAGACGGGAAGTCTTACGGGGTATCGGTGACGCTGTTGTCGCGGGATAAACGAAGTAAAGGTCTTGAGCCTGCCGCCCGGCTATTTGGGGCAGGGTTTAGTGTACGCAATGAAAATGGCACCATCCAGGTGGTTCCTGTCCACTAA
- a CDS encoding FAD:protein FMN transferase yields the protein MRALAMKNWLTGVALSATLLLTGCGPEQVDLTGKTMGTSYSIRYVTGDDTPSAREMQAEIDKRLEQVNDQMSTYRPDSELSRFNASRDIDRPFPVSPATAEVVREALRINRVTDGALDVTVGPLVNLWGFGPEGRPDKVPSEAELAHRRAWTGADKLAVQGSALVKSIPELYVDLSSIAKGYGVDVVAEYLQSQHVQNYMVDIGGEVRTRGHNGEQKPWRIAIERPTAGAQQQAQLVIQPGQMSIATSGDYRNYFEQDGVRYSHTIDPITGRPINHRLVSITVLSPTCMTADGLSTGLNVMGPERGLALANLLGIPVFMIVKTADGFEERYSDAFKPYLKKRS from the coding sequence ATGCGCGCATTGGCGATGAAGAACTGGCTGACGGGCGTGGCGCTGAGCGCCACCCTGCTGCTGACCGGCTGCGGGCCGGAGCAGGTGGACCTGACGGGTAAAACCATGGGCACCTCGTATTCGATCCGTTACGTGACCGGCGACGATACGCCGTCGGCGCGCGAGATGCAGGCGGAGATCGACAAACGGCTGGAGCAGGTGAACGACCAGATGTCCACCTACCGGCCGGATTCCGAGCTGAGCCGCTTCAACGCCAGCCGCGACATTGACCGGCCGTTCCCTGTTTCGCCGGCGACCGCCGAGGTGGTGCGCGAAGCGCTGCGCATCAACCGCGTGACCGATGGCGCGCTGGACGTGACCGTCGGGCCGCTGGTCAACCTGTGGGGCTTCGGCCCGGAAGGGCGGCCGGATAAAGTGCCGAGCGAGGCGGAGCTGGCGCACCGTCGCGCCTGGACCGGTGCCGATAAACTGGCGGTGCAGGGCAGCGCGCTGGTGAAAAGCATCCCCGAGCTGTATGTCGACCTGTCGTCGATCGCCAAAGGATACGGCGTGGACGTGGTGGCGGAGTATCTGCAATCGCAACACGTGCAAAACTACATGGTGGATATCGGCGGTGAGGTGCGCACGCGCGGGCATAACGGCGAGCAAAAGCCGTGGCGCATCGCCATCGAGCGCCCGACCGCCGGCGCGCAGCAGCAGGCGCAGCTGGTGATCCAACCGGGGCAGATGTCGATCGCCACCTCGGGTGACTATCGCAACTACTTCGAGCAGGACGGGGTGCGCTATTCGCACACCATCGATCCGATCACCGGCCGGCCGATCAACCACCGTTTGGTGTCGATCACCGTGCTGAGCCCGACCTGTATGACCGCCGACGGCCTGTCCACCGGCCTGAACGTGATGGGGCCGGAGCGCGGCCTGGCGCTGGCCAATCTGCTTGGCATCCCGGTGTTCATGATCGTGAAAACCGCCGACGGGTTTGAGGAGCGCTATTCGGACGCGTTCAAACCCTACCTGAAAAAGCGTTCGTGA